Genomic DNA from Nitrospirota bacterium:
CAAACGAGAGCCGAGGCGAGAGCGGATATCTTTGATTACATCGAGCGCTGGCACAATCCCCGGCAGCGGCGGAGACTCGATCAACAGCAACAGGGGGAGCAACTCTTAACTCAACCGTCCGTGGAAATGGGGTAGAACCCAGAGCAATCAAGAAACCCAAAACCCATTTCCATTCTTTCTTGAGAAAGTTGATACACCAGGAAACGGTTTGAGCTGTCCAATGCCTCTCGGTGTGAATGCCAATAATTGGCGAGGCATAAACTGTCACATCCCCCTCCCACCATTTCGCAACCGCCGATTTAATTTTTCCTAACATACACCACCCAAAGCTCTAACGGCCCGGTTCAGGCGCAGCGGCGCGTTAGCGCCGACGTCGCATGGAACCCGTTGTTAGGTGCGCTCCTTGAATGAGTTTCTCATTTCTGCCCAATCTTCTTCCGTAAGTCCCTTAAAGAATTCATTTGCTTCGGCAATAATCTTCTCTGTGTCTCCAGCGGTCCGTTCTAGGACTTCAAAGAAATCATCTCGAACCGGGGGACAGCTAATAAGTTCACTCTTACTTGGGAGCATTGCAGCCAACTCCTTTGTCTTGTCTACTATTTTCTCGATCTCCGCACGATTGTGTATACTCCCAGACTGCGATTTATCTAACTTGATCTCTGCCATCTGAAGATATTGATCTATTGCATGCGACAGATTTCTCAGCCGCCTCTTGTACTTATTATGAATCGAAACCTTCCTATTCTTTGGCTCGCCATTAAAATCCATAACCATCGCTCCTAATTGAGCACTTCGCTATAATTCGACGTCCGAATCATTTCGGCAAAACCAGCAGAAACTACCCGCTAATCCCAGGCCATGGGGAGGACAGACGATTGTGCGAGATGCTAATCAACATTGCTTTCGGCGGGATTACCAGGAGCGCCAGCCAGCGTG
This window encodes:
- a CDS encoding IS3 family transposase, with protein sequence QTRAEARADIFDYIERWHNPRQRRRLDQQQQGEQLLTQPSVEMG